Proteins encoded by one window of Sardina pilchardus chromosome 7, fSarPil1.1, whole genome shotgun sequence:
- the baz2a gene encoding bromodomain adjacent to zinc finger domain protein 2A isoform X1, with protein sequence MQMEANNHFNYGPHSSVSANSGLKLSSGESLYTNGSSMSFPQQGKNINGDMNVNGITTAIGTSQPGPHPTSSSYPHMSNHHHQGSMTYDYLWGQPQYSPAMSSGPPHGMHQKQGSPGVLQQNQHHFQSHGQYQVNGAMGASHQSPVGGAPNVSLGAGQYWNRPTPTQQQGGASMAMGYNSHSVYGGYQSQVHPGLSPAQHHQQSAMTHQGPPTHHHPHHPHPHHPHAHHHAQQQQHYGMVPNGMPYYQHQPQHPPQHPPLPSPQPQHPSQHQPLPSPQPQHPSTHQQLASPQPQHPPQHQQLASPQPQHPPQHQTLPSPQHPPQHQTMPSPQHPPQHQTMPSPQHVSQHQTMPSPQHVSQHQTMPSPQHVSQHQTLPSPQHPAQQHQPLPSPQHAPQPPSQMMPPTSQNFTPPRGSPQHHHLGRGASGSPLPMQVPMMSPSAIPDGGSPQSRDSPLGSSVPLPSVMQGRLGEAYKEVDKGYNGVERASAAQRLPKAEGYPARPSGHLLVPTSEYCQRVPHGAMDVEPHHKQRHDMGGPMREAMHSAVSAPPPLLSTPPRQAPSGPPPPPPVVSVHHMSASDPPPSSSSSSTSASAPPQVGAKSPHGSPVSAPAPMLSSPPLMVQGLRPMPGGMSPSSMGGGPPELMPGPPPLMTLVSRPAPAPVPAPPPAVSSPSPVLSATHPSAPATSAPPLWTSAPPVPASPHSQVAYVPPQMVQPPKHQEAKPHSPVSSPSKVAQTPKLGELSKPLSPASAPPAMAPALPSAASATSWSPPEAPASSPLSTSPAKAGVPSPQMSSSSSSQAAKSLPDALVSGHAPAAGAPVTAPSATAPVSTPPPPPPPAAAAPHRAASVPPAAASSPPAVSAAPQAASVSLPAPGAPPPGAAAPPKTVSALPAVSAPTQAATAPPGGSMPPPPPPPQPVSGLPAVPTPSQAGSAPSVSLPPPATEAAASSPPQAAGQASQGSAQQDSSNAGKSSSCQAASEKEVSAPPPDEDVAVSSFSKSDSTPSPRSKSHEGLGDVATERSAHKVDSPAKNTLPEAGTAPVAAKDHDTPRKFDSLDDTYDTYDTESLDYTSVAESTRLESSRAEDTSVMEDTFDDSTADTSCTDEPSMFTEDSAAEDSRHVPADDTQEDCDSSQVDETMDSCLSNRESGTEDDRSCLKDSVSDDSQNDTSLMSVDNHDLSGLPSKAPEECNESQEKAVEASGDGRDAPDGPGASAAAALMPGTAGTPVSADEGWQETVVAATATATAAAVAADPSPAELAAKPLPLSTSAVTVATTTPPPQKPAAKRGKAAAKQGSPATQASQKKTPAKAPKEEKEKPKRKRKKNEDKEPAGTRKKRKLSKDDASGAAATTEVTPLLSSPDAGNTAADQTPAADGATPAKPKKTRKPRKPKQPAPAAGAAAATATASPTKTDGEPGLESGQTPPAKPKKPRKPRKPREPKATDGAAKTPKAAKAKAKPADTPKAEQDNEDDGEGSTTGDTPKRRIATEEQVHFPLLHGWKREVRVKKLEDRLKGETWYYSPCGRRMKQFPEIIKYLRRHECGVVTREHFSFSPRMPVGDFYEERDSPEGLKWFLLANEEVPSMIMAITGRRGRPPNPDKEKPRARVRRAKGTPGRRPGRPPKTNAVDLLSKVDARMLKRLQAKEVLTDEDKEKLVKIKKKMKRKARLKRKEDAKNKVLRQLVKKAKIEKTKEGKDQPQDEEKPAQPGQPQSQQPTDQQTPPPAAVPKKPGRKRRVLTPEELEKAGQVKRVVSARSQAKALAKAQAEAQAQAQAEAQAQAQAALTAKRQADRRAQAQRRLEERKRQQQIIDELKKPTEDMCISDHQPFPELSRIPGVVLSGRAFSHCLTVVEFLHSYGKVLGLQIPQDVPSLSTLQEGLLGVGESQGEVMDLLIKLVEAALHDPGLSSFYQSVKILGEKLVDLELSYSTVSECLRIFLESHGFELEVCNTLRTKTFQALKPDVKAAILAFMVEELNASNTVTRDIDNTLENMTTYRKNKWIIEGKLRKLKAALVRRTGRSEGELCVEDRRRSTRAGTAEEESLEETTLLERSSRHGRGGVKEEPRLTEAESPTNASIPELERQIDKLTKRQVFFRKKLQQASHSLRAVSLGQDRYRRRYWLMPHMGSILVEGPEEILDSCSDILVTDEPMVYVKKEVKVEVKSEEPLSPVTPVTPSATAVTPRSCSPRASGSGSGLSPTEVDPLPGEASLMSSSSPRGRGRPRKIKPEVELHLRTAKCRRRRRSSKSVGEEPPAAAAATADAPKAGIQTDLTQAAVTAWLSQAQVAGAQDPATAAEVLAAVAAGGRVPEDGGLSKEAAKELTEKQAQWFPLLPKTPSDATALSEPCLPSPNATSPTSLLKDAPPTSPSQQAAPTPLTQTPLQSPAQPAVQTPDPAALLPLLPGSVPTPPACSTPVQKPTRRRRRGSSPARRPYCTSTGKRRGRPPSTLFSDIEQKYLTQLVAKPIPKEMAQGWWWVKTPEELSEVLKALHPRGVREKVLHKHLTKHLEFLSEVCSRPSSDPVFRHTQEQGSSVLDVLSQPWPEVPKALQTDISVLQWVEDLEQRVAAADLHLKMAPQSGKSDTEPSTEEPVAGFQPYTVPEPDSTREDLEFYDHEVDPRDDWIVRTKREWSDLLRVPNNPLDLAVLRLANLERNIERRYLKEPLWNLAEVVKLAPLTPSPGEEVPMDVGSLEMEITPRLRTWRQGLDRCRSAAQLSLCIIQLERAIAWEKSVVKVTCQVCRKGDNDEYLLLCDGCDRGCHMFCLRPKVTEVPDGDWYCPICVAKMGDGEMRPQRSARQRARRRKRRLGAYVGDSSEEDESPRRLAGMSTRQKDGPSSSASSTNGTSGISPSKRRRMTTRNQPDLTYCEIILMEMEAHADAWPFVEPVNPRLVPGYRRIIKNPMDFLTMRERLLQGGYCSVEEFAADAHLVFNNCELFNEDTSEVGKAGHSMRRFFENRWAEFYQTKDKDKDK encoded by the exons CAGGTCAATGGGGCCATGGGGGCCTCCCACCAGAGTCCTGTGGGTGGGGCGCCTAACGTTAGCCTGGGGGCTGGACAGTACTGGAACAGGCCAACCCCAACACAGCAACAGGGAGGTGCATCCATGGCAATGGGCTACAACTCCCATAGTGTGTATGGAGGCTACCAGAGCCAGGTGCACCCAGGCTTGTCGCCcgcccagcaccaccagcaaTCAGCTATGACACACCAAGGGCCTCCCAcgcaccaccacccccatcatCCACACCCGCACCACCCGCATGCCCACCACCACgcgcagcaacagcagcactaCGGCATGGTGCCCAACGGGATGCCCTACTACCAGCATCAGCCTCAGCACCCACCCCAGCACCCGCCTCTTCCTTCACCTCAGCCCCAGCACCCGTCTCAGCATCAGCCCCTACCCTCGCCCCAGCCCCAACACCCATCCACGCACCAACAGCTGGCATCGCCCCAGCCCCAACACCCACCCCAGCACCAACAACTAGCCTCGCCCCAGCCCCAACACCCGCCCCAGCACCAAACCTTACCCTCACCACAACACCCACCGCAACATCAGACCATGCCCTCTCCCCAACACCCACCCCAGCACCAGACCATGCCCTCTCCTCAACACGTTTCCCAGCACCAGACCATGCCCTCTCCCCAACACGTTTCTCAGCACCAGACCATGCCCTCACCACAACACGTTTCCCAACACCAGACCCTTCCCTCTCCACAGCACCCGGCCCAGCAACACCAACCACTCCCATCCCCCCAGCACGCCCCCCAGCCACCGTCTCAGATGATGCCTCCCACGTCCCAGAACTTCACCCCACCCAGGGGGAGTCCTCAGCACCACCACTTGGGCCGTGGCGCCTCGGGCAGCCCCCTTCCCATGCAGGTACCCATGATGTCTCCCTCGGCTATACCTGACGGTGGCTCCCCGCAGAGCCGGGACAGCCCCCTGGGAAGCAGTGTGCCACTGCCTTCAGTCATGCAAG GGCGTCTCGGTGAAGCGTACAAAGAGGTGGACAAAGGCTACAACGGGGTGGAGCGTGCATCTGCTGCCCAGCGGCTTCCCAAAGCCGAGGGATACCCAGCCCGGCCCTCGGGCCACCTCTTGGTGCCCACCAGTGAATACTGCCAGCGCGTGCCGCACGGGGCGATGGACGTGGAGCCGCACCACAAGCAGCGGCACGACATGGGAGGACCCATGAGGGAGGCCATGCACTCGGCCGTGTCTGCGCCTCCTCCGCTCCTGTCCACGCCGCCGCGTCAGGCTCCGTCAgggcctccccctcctcctcctgtggtgTCCGTGCATCACATGAGCGCCTCGGATCCCccgccctcctcttcctcctcgtccaccTCCGCGTCTGCGCCTCCTCAGGTCGGGGCGAAGAGTCCTCACGGGAGCCCCGTGTCTGCTCCTGCGCccatgctctcctctcccccgcTGATGGTCCAGGGCCTGAGGCCCATGCCTGGTGGCATGTCGCCTTCCTCCATGGGAGGGGGACCGCCGGAGCTCATGCCGGGTCCTCCCCCTCTGATGACCCTCGTCTCAAGGCCGGCTCCGGCTCCGgttcctgcacctcctcctgcggTGAGTTCGCCCTCGCCGGTCCTTTCCGCGACCCACCCGTCTGCCCCAGCCACGTCTGCACCTCCTCTATGGACGAGTGCGCCTCCTGTGCCGGCCTCGCCGCACTCTCAGGTGGCCTACGTACCTCCTCAGATGGTCCAACCCCCCAAACATCAGGAGGCAAAGCCTCACTCCCCTGTGTCTTCGCCCTCGAAGGTGGCTCAAACCCCCAAGCTAGGAGAGCTGTCAAAGCCTCTCTCCCCGGCATCTGCGCCTCCTGCGATGGCTCCTGCTCTTCCCTCGGCCGCGTCTGCGACCTCTTGGTCTCCCCCAGAGGCCCCTGCGTCATCGCCGTTGTCCACGTCACCTGCGAAGGCCGGCGTCCCTTCACCCCAGATgtcatcgtcgtcgtcgtctcAGGCGGCCAAGTCTCTTCCTGATGCGCTCGTTTCCGGGCACGCTCCTGCTGCCGGCGCGCCCGTCACGGCGCCCTCCGCCACGGCCCCCGTCTCCAcgccgccccctcctcctcctccggcggCTGCTGCTCCCCACCGTGCCGCCTCCGTGCCTCCTGCCGCGGCCTCCTCTCCCCCCGCGGTGAGCGCCGCCCCTCAGGCCGCCTCAGTGTCTCTTCCTGCTCCCGGCGCGCCTCCCCCCGGAGCCGCCGCACCTCCCAAGACGGTCTCGGCGCTCCCCGCCGTCTCCGCACCGACTCAGGCCGCCACCGCTCCTCCGGGCGGCTCCatgccgccgcctcctccgcctcctcagcCTGTCTCCGGACTGCCTGCTGTCCCCACGCCCTCTCAGGCGGGGTCCGCTCCGAGCGTCTCGCTGCCGCCTCCGGCCACCGAggccgccgcctcctcccctcctcaggCCGCCGGGCAAGCCTCGCAAGGGTCGGCCCAGCAGGACTCCAGCAACGCTGGCAAGAGCTCCTCTTGCCAAGCTGCCAGCGAAAAGGAGGTGAGCGCTCCTCCGCCCGATGAGGACGTCGCTGTCAGCAGCTTTTCAAAGTCGGACTCCACCCCGTCTCCGCGCTCCAAGTCTCACGAAGGCCTTGGCGATGTCGCTACTGAGAGGTCGGCCCACAAGGTCGATAGCCCGGCCAAGAACACTCTCCCCGAGGCAGGGACGGCCCCTGTAGCGGCAAAAGATCATGACACCCCAAGGAAGTTCGATTCACTTGATGACACTTACGACACTTACGACACCGAGTCTCTGGACTACACCTCCGTGGCTGAGTCAACGCGCCTCGAAAGCTCCCGCGCCGAGGACACCAGTGTCATGGAGGACACGTTCGATGACTCGACGGCTGACACCTCGTGCACGGACGAACCCTCCATGTTTACAGAGGACTCGGCCGCGGAGGACTCCAGGCACGTGCCGGCTGACGACACCCAGGAGGATTGCGACTCGTCTCAGGTTGACGAGACCATGGACAGCTGTCTGAGCAACAGGGAGTCTGGCACAGAGGATGACCGCTCTTGCCTGAAGGACTCCGTGAGTGATGACTCACAGAATGATACCTCACTCATGTCAGTGGACAACCACGACCTCTCGGGACTGCCCAGTAAAG CCCCTGAGGAGTGCAACGAGAGTCAGGAGAAGGCTGTGGAGGCGAGCGGCGATGGGCGTGACGCTCCAGACGGTCCTGGCGCCTCCGCTGCTGCTGCGCTCATGCCTGGCACAGCTGGCACCCCAGTGAGCGCTGATGAGGGCTGGCAGGAGACGGTAGTGGCGGCAACAGCAACGGCCacagcagcggcggtggcggcagaCCCCAGCCCTGCGGAACTAGCAGCCAAACCACTGCCCCTGTCCACCTCGGCCGTCACCGTGGCAACAACAACACCCCCTCCACAGAAGCCTGCTGCCAAGAGAGGCAAAGCTGCTGCAAAGCAGG GCTCTCCAGCGACCCAGGCCTCTCAGAAGAAGACCCCTGCAAAGGCCCccaaagaggagaaggagaagccgaagcggaagaggaagaagaacgaGGACAAAGAACCTGCTGGAACAAGGAAGAAACGCAAGCTCTCCAAAGACGACGCATCTGGCGCAGCCGCCACTACAGAGGTGACCCCACTCCTAAGCTCGCCGGACGCCGGTAACACAGCTGCTGACCAGACCCCGGCGGCCGATGGAGCCACTCCTGCCAAGCCCAAGAAGACCAGGAAGCCCAGGAAGCCCAAGCAGCCTGCACCTGCTGCCGGCGCTGCCGCTGCCACGGCAACCGCCTCTCCAACCAAGACCGATGGAGAGCCCGGCCTGGAGAGTGGTCAGACTCCGCCAGCCAAGCCCAAGAAGCCCAGGAAGCCCAGGAAGCCCCGGGAGCCCAAGGCCACGGACGGAGCAGCGAAGACGCCCAAAGCGGCGAAGGCCAAAGCCAAGCCAGCAGACACGCCCAAAGCTGAGCAGGACAACGAGGATGATGGAGAGGGCTCCACGACAG GAGACACTCCAAAGAGGAGGATTGCCACAGAGGAGCAGGTCCACTTTCCTCTTCTGCACGG gtggaaGAGGGAGGTCCGTGTCAAGAAGCTTGAGGACCGCCTGAAGGGTGAGACCTGGTACTACAGTCCCTGTGGGAGAAGAATGAAGCAGTTCCCTGAAATCATCAAG TACCTCCGAAGGCATGAGTGTGGGGTTGTGACCAGAGAGCACTTCAGCTTCAGCCCACGCATGCCTGTGGGAGACTTCTACGAGGAGCGTGATTCACCTGAG GGGTTGAAGTGGTTCCTGCTAGCCAATGAAGAAGTGCCGTCCATGATCATGGCCATCACTGGCAGGCGTGGCCGCCCTCCCAACCCAGACAAGGAGAAGCCGCGAGCCCGGGTCAGAAGGGCCAAAGGCACCCCGGGCCGCCGGCCCGGCCGACCGCCCAAGACCAACGCGGTGGACCTGCTGAGCAAAGTGGACGCCAGGATGCTGAAGAGACTGCAGGCGaaag AAGTACTTACTGATGAGGACAAGGAGAAACTGGTCAAgatcaagaaaaaaatgaagagaaag GCAAGACTCAAGCGCAAGGAAGATGCCAAGAACAAGGTTTTAAGACAACTGGTCAAAAAAGCTAAG ATCGAGAAAACCAAGGAGGGAAAGGACCAACCCCAAGACGAGGAGAAACCAGCCCAGCCCGGGCAACCTCAGTCCCAGCAGCCTACCGACCAGCAGACCCCCCCGCCTGCCGCCGTGCCCAAGAAGCCTGGTCGCAAGAGGCGCGTGCTGACCCccgaggagctggagaaggccGGGCAGGTGAAGAGGGTGGTGAGCGCTCGGAGTCAGGCCAAGGCGCTGGCCAAAGCCCAGGCCGAGGCTCAGGCGCAGGCCCAGGCGGAGGCTCAGGCCCAAGCCCAGGCGGCGCTGACGGCCAAGCGACAGGCAGATCGGCGAGCACAGGCCCAGAggaggctggaggagaggaagaggcagcAGCAGATCATCGATGAGCTCAAGAAGCCCACCGAGGACATGTGCATCTCCGACCACCAG CCTTTCCCCGAGCTGTCCCGCATCCCTGGAGTGGTGCTGTCGGGCCGGGCCTTCTCCCACTGCCTGACTGTGGTGGAGTTCCTGCACAGCTACGGGAAGGTGCTGGGTCTGCAGATCCCCCAGGACGTGCCCAGCCTCAGCACCCTGCAGGAGGGCTTGCTGGGCGTGGGGGAGAGCCAGGGCGAGGTCATGGACCTGCTCATCAAGCTGGTGGAAGCCGCGCTGCATGACCCAGGCCTGTCGTCCTTTTATCAG TCTGTGAAGATCCTGGGGGAGAAGCTGGTGGATCTGGAGCTGAGCTACAGCACCGTGTCGGAGTGCCTGCGGATCTTTCTGGAGTCCCACGGCTTCGAGCTCGAGGTCTGCAACACCCTCCGCACCAAGACATTCCAGGCTCTCAAACCAGACGTGAAGGCCGCCATCTTGGCCTTCATGGTGGAAGAGCTGAACGCCAGCAACACCGTCACGAG GGACATTGACAACACACTGGAGAATATGACTACCTACAGGAAAAACAAATGGATCATTGAGGGTAAACTACGCAA attgAAGGCGGCTCTGGTGCGTCGCACAGGTCGCTCCGAGGGGGAGCTGTGCGTAGAGGACCGCAGGAGGAGCACGCGGGCGGGGACGGCCGAGGAGGAGAGCCTGGAGGAGACCACCCTGCTGGAGAGGAGCAGCCGGCACGGACGCGGAGGAGTGAAGGAGGAGCCCAGACTCACCGAG GCTGAGAGCCCAACCAACGCCAGCATCCCAGAActggagagacagatagataagcTAACCAAG CGCCAAGTGTTTTTCCGCAAGAAGCTGCAGCAGGCGTCTCACTCCCTGCGGGCAGTGTCCCTGGGCCAGGACCGCTACCGGCGCCGGTACTGGCTGATGCCTCACATGGGGTCCATCCTGGTGGAAGGACCAGAGGAGATCTTGG ACTCGTGCAGTGACATTCTAGTCACAGATGAGCCCATGGTCTACGTGAAGAAGGAGGTGAAGGTGGAGGTCAAATCCGAGGAGCCTCTCTCTCCCGTCACCCCCGTCACTCCTTCTGCCACCGCGGTCACGCCGCGCTCCTGCTCCCCCCGAGCCTCGGGCAGCGGCAGCGGGCTCTCCCCGACGGAGGTGGACCCGCTCCCCGGCGAGGCGTCCCtgatgagcagcagcagcccccggGGCCGCGGACGCCCGCGCAAGATCAAGCCCGAGGTGGAGCTCCACCTGCGCACCGCCAAGTGCCGCCGGCGACGCCGCAGCAGCAAGTCGGTCGGCGAGGAGCccccggccgccgccgccgccaccgccgacGCGCCCAAGGCGGGCATCCAGACCGACCTCACCCAGGCCGCGGTCACCGCGTGGCTCAGCCAGGCCCAGGTCGCTGGCGCCCAGGACCCGGCCACCGCCGCGGAAGTGCTGGCAGCCGTGGCGGCGGGAGGCAGGGTCCCGGAGGACGGCGGCCTGTCGAAGGAAGCCGCGAAGGAGCTGACGGAGAAGCAGGCCCAGTGGTTCCCGCTGCTGCCCAAGACGCCCAGCGACGCCACGGCGCTGTCCGAGCCCTGTCTGCCCTCTCCCAACGCCACCTCTCCCACCTCTCTGCTGAAGGACGCTCCCCCAACCTCCCCCTCTCAGCAggctgcccccacccccctcacacag ACTCCGTTACAGAGTCCCGCGCAGCCTGCGGTCCAGACTCCTGATCCGGCCGCGCTTCTCCCGCTGCTGCCCGGCTCGGTCCCCACTCCTCCAGCGTGCTCCACGCCGGTGCAGAAGCCGAccaggcggaggaggagaggcagcagCCCGGCTCGCAGGCCGTACTGCACCAGCACAGGCAAGCGTCGCGGCAGACCCCCCTCCACGCTCTTCAGTGACATCGAGCAGAAGTACCTCACCCAGCTGGTGGCCAAGCCAATTCCGAAAG aaatggcTCAAGGCTGGTGGTGGGTGAAGACACCAGAGGAGCTTTCTGAAGTCCTGAAGGCCCTGCATCCTCGTGGTGTCCGGGAGAAGGTGCTGCACAAGCACCTGACCAAGCACCTGGAATTTCTGTCCGAGGTGTGCTCGAGACCCAGCAGTG ACCCTGTGTTCAGGCATACACAAGAACAGGGCAGTTCTGTGCTGGACGTTTTGAGTCAGCCCTGGCCCGAGGTGCCTAAAGCCCTGCAGACTGACATCAGCGTCCTCCAGTGGGTGGAGGACCTGGAGCAGCGCGTGGCGGCAGCAGATCTCCACCTGAAG ATGGCTCCCCAGAGTGGAAAGAGCGACACAGAGCCTAGCACGGAGGAGCCTGTGGCAGGATTTCAG CCATACACCGTTCCAGAGCCAGACTCCACCCGTGAAGATCTCGAGTTCTACGACCATGAGGTTGACCCGCGGGACGACTGGATCGTTAGGACAAAGCGCGAGTGGTCCGACCTCCTACGTGTGCCCAACAACCCACTGGATCTGGCCGTCCTGAGGCTGGCCAACCTGGAGCGCAACATTGAGCGGCGCTACCTGAAGGAGCCGCTGTGGAACCTGGCCGAGGTGGTGAAGCTGGCCCCTCTCACTCCATCCCCGGGGGAGGAGGTCCCCATGGACGTGGGCAG TTTGGAGATGGAGATCACCCCAAGGCTGAGGACGTGGCGACAGGGCCTTGACCGTTGCCGAAGTGCTGCCCAGCTCTCGCTGTGCATTATTCAGCTGGAGAGGGCCATTGCCTGGGAGAAATCAGTTGTCAAAGTG ACCTGTCAGGTGTGTCGCAAAGGGGACAATGACGAGTACCTGCTGCTTTGTGACGGCTGTGACCGTGGCTGTCACATGTTCTGCCTCAGACCCAAGGTGACAGAGGTGCCTGACGGAGACTGGTACTGCCCCATCTGCGTTGCCAAG ATGGGCGACGGCGAGATGCGGCCGCAGCGCTCGGCGAGGCAGCGCGCCCGCAGGCGTAAGCGCCGCCTGGGCGCCTACGTGGGCGACAGCTCCGAGGAGGACGAAAGCCCCCGCCGGTTGGCCGGCATGAGCACGCGGCAGAAGGACGGACCCTCGTCGTCCGCCAGCAGCACGAACGGCACCTCTGGAATCTCGCCCAGCAAGCGCCGGCGCATGACCACGCGCAACCAGCCTGACCTCACCTACTGCGA GATCATTCTGATGGAGATGGAGGCGCATGCGGACGCCTGGCCATTCGTGGAGCCAGTGAACCCGCGACTGGTGCCCGGATACCGCCGCATCATCAAGAACCCCATGGACTTCCTGACCATGAGGGAGAGACTGCTGCAGGGAGG GTACTGCAGTGTGGAGGAGTTTGCTGCTGATGCCCATTTGGTGTTCAACAACTGTGAGCTCTTCAACGAGGACACTTCAGAAGTCGGCAAAGCCGGACACTCCATGAGACGCTTCTTCGAGAACCGCTGGGCAGAGTTCTACCAGAccaaggacaaagacaaggacAAATGA